In Kitasatospora sp. NA04385, a single genomic region encodes these proteins:
- a CDS encoding arylsulfatase — MSESDESGRTRRDPYEGFPGRVGRTFGESVPSWPRRVRPRAGAPNVVVVLVDDLGYSDIGPFGSEVPTPTLDSLAERGVKLANYHTMPLCSPARAALLTGLNPHRVGYSFVANADPGFPGYGMEIAGDVPTLAQTLHDAGYATYAVGKWHLTRDSASSAADDRANWPLQKGFDQYYGVLEGLTSLFHPHQLVRDNSPLDIDEFPDGYYYTDDITDQAIGMVKSLRAHDADKPFFLYLAHNAVHGPLQAKPEDLERHRGRYDGGWDELRERRFARQLAAGHFPPGTELPERNGEAGYEVGAWDELDEVQRKLYARYMEVYAAMVDSVDRNLGRLTDVLEQLGELDNTIVVFTSDNGGTGEGGAEGTRSYFSRFVHHPNLPADWNPDVQREIDLIGGPQSLVHYPRGWGMASNTPFRLYKGQTYAGGVRVPFVLSWPAGLPRAAGDDGVRGQYQYVTDLLPTLLELAGVQRPVERGGVPVQELDGVSFASVLRAADAPSTHREQYCEMTGNRSYYRDGWKLVTLHRPGAPYDDGEWALYDLRTDPTEIHDLSAEHPDLVKELSQAWEDAAWRNGVFPLADASGGFVLRNPEEEALRRPVTLLAGTPELERYRSSRLVAFRSFTAEVALDRHGADDQGVLLSHGDQGGGYSLYVEDGRLRLAYNQYGELFEADAGELPPGAHLVALEATAVAELKWTFEVRVDGVVTGALGPVHQLIGMAPFQGISVGVDRKSPVSWPVWERHRSFRYTGGLRSVTYLPGPAAPYDPETVVRALREAAAAFE; from the coding sequence GTGAGCGAGAGCGACGAGAGCGGCCGCACCCGCCGCGACCCGTACGAGGGCTTCCCCGGGCGGGTGGGGCGGACGTTCGGCGAGTCGGTGCCGTCCTGGCCGCGCCGGGTGCGGCCGCGCGCGGGGGCGCCGAACGTGGTGGTGGTGCTGGTGGACGACCTGGGCTACAGCGACATCGGGCCGTTCGGCTCGGAGGTGCCGACGCCGACCCTGGACTCGCTGGCCGAGCGGGGCGTGAAGCTCGCCAACTACCACACCATGCCGCTGTGCTCGCCGGCCCGGGCCGCGCTGCTGACCGGCCTGAACCCGCACCGGGTGGGGTACTCGTTCGTGGCCAACGCCGACCCCGGCTTCCCCGGGTACGGGATGGAGATCGCGGGCGATGTCCCCACCCTGGCGCAGACCCTGCACGACGCCGGGTACGCCACGTACGCGGTCGGCAAGTGGCACCTGACCCGGGACTCGGCCTCCTCGGCGGCCGACGACCGGGCCAACTGGCCGCTGCAGAAGGGCTTCGACCAGTACTACGGGGTGCTGGAGGGCCTGACCAGCCTGTTCCACCCGCACCAGCTGGTGCGGGACAACTCGCCGCTGGACATCGACGAGTTCCCGGACGGCTACTACTACACCGACGACATCACCGACCAGGCGATCGGCATGGTGAAGTCGCTGCGGGCGCACGACGCCGACAAGCCGTTCTTCCTCTACCTGGCGCACAACGCGGTGCACGGCCCGCTCCAGGCCAAGCCGGAGGACCTGGAACGGCACCGGGGCCGCTACGACGGCGGCTGGGACGAGCTGCGCGAGCGGCGCTTCGCCCGGCAGCTGGCGGCCGGGCACTTCCCGCCCGGCACCGAACTGCCGGAGCGCAACGGCGAGGCCGGGTACGAGGTCGGGGCCTGGGACGAACTCGACGAGGTGCAGCGGAAGTTGTACGCCCGCTACATGGAGGTGTACGCCGCGATGGTCGACAGCGTCGACCGGAACCTGGGCCGGCTGACCGACGTGCTGGAGCAGCTGGGCGAACTCGACAACACCATCGTGGTGTTCACCTCCGACAACGGCGGCACCGGCGAGGGCGGCGCGGAGGGCACCCGCAGCTACTTCAGCCGCTTCGTCCACCACCCGAACCTGCCCGCCGACTGGAACCCGGACGTGCAGCGGGAGATCGACCTGATCGGCGGCCCGCAGTCGCTGGTGCACTACCCGCGCGGCTGGGGCATGGCCTCCAACACGCCGTTCCGGCTGTACAAGGGCCAGACCTACGCGGGCGGCGTGCGCGTCCCGTTCGTGCTGTCCTGGCCGGCCGGGCTGCCGCGCGCGGCGGGCGACGACGGGGTGCGCGGCCAGTACCAGTACGTCACCGACCTGCTGCCCACGTTGCTCGAACTCGCGGGCGTGCAGCGGCCGGTGGAGCGCGGCGGGGTGCCGGTGCAGGAGCTGGACGGGGTGTCGTTCGCGTCCGTGCTGCGGGCCGCCGACGCGCCGTCCACCCACCGCGAGCAGTACTGCGAGATGACCGGCAACCGCTCGTACTACCGGGACGGCTGGAAGCTGGTGACCCTGCACCGGCCCGGCGCGCCCTACGACGACGGCGAGTGGGCGCTGTACGACCTGCGCACCGACCCGACCGAGATCCACGACCTGTCGGCCGAACACCCCGACCTGGTCAAGGAGTTGTCGCAGGCCTGGGAGGACGCGGCCTGGCGCAACGGGGTCTTCCCGCTGGCCGACGCCTCCGGCGGCTTCGTGCTGCGCAACCCGGAGGAGGAGGCGCTGCGCCGCCCGGTGACGCTGCTGGCCGGCACCCCGGAGTTGGAGCGCTACCGCTCCTCCCGGCTGGTGGCGTTCCGCTCCTTCACCGCGGAGGTCGCGCTCGACCGGCACGGCGCCGACGACCAGGGCGTGCTGCTCTCGCACGGCGACCAGGGCGGCGGCTACAGCCTGTACGTGGAGGACGGGCGGCTGCGGCTGGCGTACAACCAGTACGGCGAGCTGTTCGAGGCCGACGCGGGCGAACTGCCGCCCGGGGCGCACCTGGTGGCGCTGGAGGCGACGGCGGTGGCCGAGCTGAAGTGGACGTTCGAGGTGCGGGTGGACGGGGTGGTGACGGGCGCGCTCGGGCCGGTGCACCAGCTGATCGGGATGGCGCCGTTCCAGGGCATCAGCGTCGGCGTCGACCGCAAGTCCCCGGTGTCCTGGCCGGTCTGGGAGCGCCACCGCTCCTTCCGCTACACCGGCGGGCTGCGCTCGGTCACCTACCTGCCGGGCCCGGCCGCGCCGTACGACCCGGAGACGGTGGTGCGGGCGCTGCGCGAAGCGGCGGCGGCCTTCGAGTGA
- a CDS encoding ABC transporter ATP-binding protein, giving the protein MTELIDRPPLEEQPPSPTAELLRVRELRVCFGERAAVRGVDFALGAGESLGIVGESGSGKSTTALALLRMLPAGGRITGGAVELDGQDLADLPEQALRAVRGRRIAMIFQDPMSSLNPVLSVGRQLDEALRAHGGPRAKAERALRAVELLELVGVPKAADRLGDFPHQFSGGQRQRIMIALALAHDAQVLVADEPTTALDPTVQRQILRLLARINRERGTALVVISHDLGVIAETCSRLLVMRDGEVVEQGRTERLLTDPRHAYTKSLLAAVPRLDAPSRAAANSTPGAEPLLVVRGLAKGYGPRRRRTAALESVDLELHPGETLGLVGESGSGKSTLARALVGAHAPDAGGITFAGEPLDGRRARREVQMVFQDPYASLNPRLTVGRIIAEPLIAHRIGDRAQRQARVAELLEQVGLEASAAARSPREFSGGQRQRIGIARALAPQPSVLVCDEPVSALDVSIQAQVIDLLARLQRELGLAVLFIAHDLAVVRQVSHRIAVLHRGRIVESGPADRVITAPEHPYTAELLAAVPSLPTTTLPTTTSGSLL; this is encoded by the coding sequence ATGACCGAACTGATCGACCGTCCTCCACTGGAGGAGCAACCCCCCTCCCCCACCGCCGAGTTGCTGCGGGTGCGCGAGCTGCGCGTCTGCTTCGGGGAGCGGGCCGCGGTGCGCGGGGTGGACTTCGCGCTGGGCGCCGGGGAGAGCCTGGGGATCGTCGGCGAGTCCGGGTCCGGCAAGTCGACCACCGCGCTGGCGCTGCTGCGGATGCTGCCCGCCGGCGGCCGGATCACCGGCGGGGCGGTGGAGCTGGACGGGCAGGACCTGGCCGATCTGCCCGAGCAGGCGCTGCGGGCGGTGCGCGGCCGGCGGATCGCGATGATCTTCCAGGACCCGATGTCCTCGCTGAACCCGGTGCTCTCGGTCGGCCGCCAGCTGGACGAGGCGCTGCGGGCGCACGGCGGGCCCCGGGCGAAGGCCGAACGGGCGCTGCGGGCGGTGGAGTTGCTGGAGCTGGTGGGCGTGCCGAAGGCGGCGGACCGGCTGGGCGACTTCCCGCACCAGTTCTCCGGCGGCCAGCGCCAGCGCATCATGATCGCCCTGGCGCTGGCGCACGACGCCCAGGTGCTGGTCGCGGACGAGCCGACCACCGCGCTGGACCCGACCGTGCAGCGGCAGATCCTGCGCCTGCTGGCCCGGATCAACCGGGAGCGCGGCACCGCGCTGGTGGTGATCAGCCACGACCTGGGCGTGATCGCCGAGACCTGCTCCCGGCTGCTGGTGATGCGCGACGGCGAGGTGGTCGAACAGGGGCGCACCGAACGGCTGTTGACCGATCCCCGGCACGCCTACACCAAGTCCCTGCTGGCGGCGGTGCCCCGGCTGGACGCCCCGTCCCGGGCGGCCGCGAACAGCACCCCGGGCGCCGAACCGCTGCTGGTGGTACGGGGGTTGGCCAAGGGCTACGGCCCGCGCCGGCGGCGGACCGCCGCGCTGGAGTCGGTGGACCTCGAACTGCACCCGGGCGAGACGCTGGGCCTGGTCGGCGAGTCCGGCTCGGGCAAGTCGACGCTGGCCCGGGCCCTGGTGGGCGCGCACGCGCCCGACGCGGGCGGCATCACCTTCGCCGGGGAGCCGCTGGACGGCCGCCGGGCCCGGCGGGAGGTCCAGATGGTCTTCCAGGACCCGTACGCCTCGCTGAACCCGCGGCTGACGGTGGGCCGGATCATCGCCGAGCCGCTGATCGCGCACCGGATCGGCGACCGGGCGCAGCGGCAGGCCCGGGTGGCCGAACTGCTGGAGCAGGTGGGCCTGGAGGCGTCGGCGGCGGCCCGTTCGCCGCGCGAGTTCTCCGGCGGCCAGCGGCAGCGGATCGGCATCGCCCGGGCGCTGGCGCCGCAGCCGAGCGTGCTGGTCTGCGACGAGCCGGTGTCGGCGCTGGACGTGTCGATCCAGGCCCAGGTGATCGACCTGCTGGCGCGCCTGCAACGGGAGTTGGGCCTGGCGGTGCTGTTCATCGCGCACGACCTGGCGGTGGTCCGGCAGGTCAGCCACCGGATCGCGGTGCTGCACCGCGGCCGGATCGTGGAGAGCGGCCCGGCCGACCGGGTGATCACCGCTCCCGAACACCCTTACACGGCCGAGCTGTTGGCGGCCGTCCCGTCCCTTCCCACCACGACCCTTCCCACCACGACGTCCGGGAGCCTGCTGTGA